From the genome of Pseudonocardia sp. EC080619-01:
GGAGCTCCGCGGCGGCGTCCGGGTCCGGGTAGGGGATCGCGCCGGCTCCGGTGCGGATGCTGTGCACCCAGGGCCCGTAACCGGCGGCGATCCGGGCGGCGTGGCCGTCGTCGGTGCCGACGACGACGTCGGCCGACACCATCACGTGCGGCCGGCCGAGCGTCGCCGACGGCCGGAACGCGTCCCGGTAGGCCTGCACGGCGTCGAGCACCGTCCCCGGGCTGACGTGGTAGTTCGCGGCGAACGGCAGGCCCCGCCGCCCGGCGACCTCGGCACTGTCCCCGCCGCTGGAGCCGAGCACCCACGGCTGCACCGTCGCGCCCTCACCGGGCACCGCCCGCACCGGCACGCCTTCCGAGCTGCGGTGGGTGCCGGCGATCAGCCCGAGGACGGCGTCGATCAGCTCGCCGTACTCCGGTGTCGTCGCGCCGGGCTGGCGCAACGCCTCCGCCTGGGCCCGGAACCGCGGGGACGCGGCCAGCCCGGCGAGCGACACCGGTGCCGGGATCAGCACACCGCCGACGGTCCGGGCGCTGCGGCCATCCGGTTCCCGGGACGGCGGGCGCGGCCCGCCGGACCGGCCCAGCCCCAGGTCGATCCGGCCGGGGTGCAGGCCGTCGAGGGTGCCGAACTCCTCGACCACCGAGAGCGGTGTCCGGTGCCCGGTCTGCACCGCCCCGGCCCCCACCCGGATCGTCGACGTCGCCGCGGCGGCCGCGCCGATGAGCAGGGCGGGCACCGCCCCGGCGACGCCCGGGTTCAGGTGGTGCTCGGCCAGCCAGAACCGGGCGTACCCGGCCCGTTCCGCGGCGCGGGCCAGGTCGAGAGTGTTGCGGAAGGCATCGGCGACCGTCGAGCCCGCCGGGACGGGGGACAGGTCGAGGACCGACAGTGGGGCGGGGCGGACGGGCACGGTGACCTCCGGTCGCTCGGGTGGCCGGCCGCGGTGGCACGGCCGGGAGCGGAACGGGCGGCGGCCGCACGGGTGCGGGGGCCGGGACGGTGCCGTCCGGCGGGGCGGTCCCGGCCACGCGACGGCCGGTGGCCGGGTGTCGCGGGCGGGGCGGGCCCCGGGGCGGCGGACGGTGGTGCGGATCAGCGACAGCGGGCGGACCGGGTGCGGCCCAGGTCCACGTGCAGGCGCGCCACCAGGCGCAGCTCTCGGACCACGACTCGATCCTCGCCACCGCGGAGCCCCACCGCAAGGCGTCCGGCGGATCCCGGGCGGCGCCGGTGTGCCTCCCGCGGATCCTCGGCTACCGTCGCGGGCAGTGCCGACCGCCCCGTCGCGACGGCCGCCCGGACGTCCGGTGCCCGTGCGACGGCCCGGCCCACCGGCCGTCCCCGGACCCCACGATCCGCCCGGCGCCCGGTCCCCTCGGTGCACCCCGCCGCCGGAGTCCGGCGGACGGCCCGGCCGGGAGGGATCACCCGTGAGGTTCCAGGTTCTCGACATCGTCCCGCACGCCCCGCACCCGGTGACCGGTGAGCTGATCGGCGTGCACGAACGGCTGTCCCGGGTGGTGGAGACGGCGGTGCTCGCGGAGCGGCTGGGCTTCGACTCCTACGCCGTCGGGGAGCGGCACGCCGGTGAGTTCGTGTCGTCGGCACCGACGGTGCTGCTCGGCGCGATCGCCCAGGCCACGGACCGCATCCTGCTCTCCACCGGCGTCACCGTGCTGTCGCTGCTCGACCCGGTCCGGGTCGCCGAGGACTACGCGACCGTCGACCAGCTCTCCGGCGGGCGGCTGGAGATCGTGATCGGCAAGGGCAACGAGGACCGGCACTTCCCGATGTTCGGTCTCGAGCTCGGCCGCCAGTACGAGTACCTCACCGAGAACTACGAGCTGCTCCGGCGCCTGCTCCGGGAGTCCGGGGTGGACTGGTCCGGCACGCACCGTCCGGACCTGACCGGGGTGACGACGTTCCCGCGGCCCTACGACGGCCCGTTCCGGATCTGGCACGGCTCGGCGACCTCCACCGCCGCCGTCGACCTGGCCGCCCGCTGGGGCGACCCGATATTCTCGGCGAACGCGCTGCAGCCCCGGGAGAACTACCGCGTCCTGATCGACCGCTACCGGGAGAAGCTGGCCGAGCACGGCCACGACCCCGCCGCCGGCTACGTCGGCTCCGGGTCCGGCGGCCTGTTCCTCGCCGACACCGACGCGGAGGCGATCGCCGAGTACCGGCCGGTGTACGAGGGTTTCGCGGCGAAGCTGCGCGCCGCCCACGCCGGGGACGACCGGCCCGGCAAGGTGACCTCTTTCGCGACGGTCGAGGAGGCCGTGGAGTCCGGCCCCGCGCTGGTCGGGAGCCCGGACCAGGTCGCGGCGAAGATCCTCGACTACCACGCGGCCTACCGGCACGACGTGCAGTCGGTGTCGGTCAACCCGGTGCTGCCCTACGAGCGGCAGCAGGAGGTACTGACCCGGTTCGCCACCGAGGTCGTGCCGCTGGTGCGGCGCGAGGTGTCGACCGCGCTGTGGGGCCCGCGGGACGCCGGACGGGCCGCCGGAATCACCGTCCGTACCTGAGCCGGGCGTGGCCGGGGGCCGGTGTGCAGCGTGGATCACACTCGGGGCCGCGCCGTTGACACGACCGGAGCACGAGTCCTTACGGTGGGTTCGTCCGGATGACGGGGGAGGATCATGTTCCACGGGGTGTCACGACGCCACGTCGATCTCCTGCGTACCTCGAGCGCCGGCTGTCGGGGCTGATCCCGGCCCTCATCGCCGGCGGCGCCCCGAGCGCGCCGCCGTGCGCGGGCCCGCGCCGCGCCGTCCCCCGGCGCCCGCCGGCCCCGTTCCCCCGGGACGCCTCCACCGGCGCGGTCCGCTGACGCCGGTACCTCGCGTACCCGTTCGCGCCCGGGCACCGCCGTGCCCGCTCGTCCCCGAGGACTCCCCGTCGTGAGACCGCCACCCGGCCGCGCCCTGCTCACCTGCCTGGCCGCCCTGCTCCTCCCGTGCGTGGTCGCCTGCGCACCCGTCGCCGGGGCCGATCCCGCGGCCGCCGCGCCGGCGTCCACACCGGACACGATCGTCTACGGGCACCAGCAGGAGCCGCCCTGCGTGTACGGCGGCTGGATCGAGCAGGCCTACCTGTCCGGCCAGATCCTGGACAACGTGGTCGCCCTCGACGACGACGGCCGGGTCGTCCCCTGGCTGGCCGAGTCGTGGCGGGTCGACCCGGACGGGCTGACCTGGCGGTTCACCCTCCGCGACGGCCCGACGTTCAGCGACGGCACCCCCGTCGACGCCGACGCGGTCGCCCGCAACTTCGACCACTGGGTCGACGGCGGCAACTCCACCGTGCAGGCCTGGATCGGCTCCTACTTCGACTCCGCCGACGCCCTCGACGACCGCACGGTCGCGGTGCGGCTCACCCGGCCCTACCCGCGCTTCGCCGAGAACATGACCCAGCCGTACTTCGGGATCCAGTCCCCGCGTGCGCTGGAGACCCGCTCGGAGGAGGAGAACTGCACCGCGCCGATCGGCTCGGGCCCGTTCGTCGTGGACCGGTGGAACCGCGGCAGCGACATCCAGCTGCTCCGGCGCGACGACTACGACTGGGCCCCGGCGAACGCCGAGCACACCGGTCCCGCCCACGTGCGGCGGATCGACTGGCGGTTCATCGCCGACCCGACGGCCCGCACCGCTGCGCTGCGCTCCGGCGAGATCGACGCCATGTACGACGTGCAGGCCTTCGAGTGGCGCAACCTGGAGGCCGAGGGCTTCGAGCTGCACCGCTACGTGACCGGCGGCCGTCCACAGCAGATCAGCTTCAACACCGAGCGCGGCCCCTTCACCGACCAGCGGGTCCGCCAGGCGTTCGCGCTGAGCCTGGACCGCCGCGGTGCCGTCGAGGCCGTCGGCAAGGGCGTCATCCCGTACGAGGGCAACGGCCCGGTCAGCCGGGCCACCCCCGGCTACGACGAGCGGGCCGCCGCCCGGTACGACCACGACCCGGCCGCGGCTGCGGCGCTGCTCGACGACGCCGGCTGGCTCCCGGGCCCCGACGGCGTCCGGGAGCGCGACGGCCGCCCGCTCGAGGTCGTCTTCCCGTACGCGGTCAACCGGACGATCAACCAGGACGGCGCGGCGATCATCCAGGCGCTGCAGCAGCAGGCCGAGGCCGTCGGCTTCCGGGTCCGCCTCGTCCCGTACCCGCCCAGCGCGGCCGCCGCCGGTGCGTACTCGGGCCCGGGCGACTACGACCTGATGATCGGCTACTGGACCGCGGTGAACGCCGGCATCCTGCACGTCAACTGGCGTCGTGACCTGCCGGACTCGCCGAACAAGGCGAACTCCGCCTTCTACGACGACCCCGCCCTGGAGCAGCTGATCGTCCGGGCGAACTCCGAGCAGGACCCGGCCGCCCAGGCCGGTCTCTACCGCTCGGCACAGCAATACATCGCCGACCGCGCGCTGTCCATCGGGGTCTACGACCGGCTGAGCACCCTCGCCGTGCGGCCCGGTCTCCACGGTGTGCGCCAGGAGAAGTCCCAGGGAGGGCCGATCTTCCATGACGCTCACGTCGACTGATCCGGGGCCGGGGACCGCCCCGCCGGAACGGAGCCCCGCCCGCCGCGGGCGTGCCGCGGCACGCCGGTGGGCGGTCCGGATCGCCTCGGCGGTGCTGGTCGTGTGGGGCGCGGCGACCGCCGCCTTCCTCGCCCAGCTCGCGCAGCCCGGTGACCGGGCCACGGCGGTGCTGAACCTGCGCACCGGCCAGGTGCAGGAACGCTCGCCGGACGAGCTCGCCCCGATCAACGCCGAGTACGGCTTCGACCGGTCACCGCTATACCAGTACCTCGACTACCTCGCGGGCCTGGCCCGCGGCGACCTCGGCACGTCCTACCAGCAGCACCGGCCGGTCTGGGAGGTGATCTCCGAGCAGGTCCCCTCGACTCTGGCCCTCAGCGCGACCGCGCTGGTGCTGGCCTGGGTGCTGATGCTCGTGTGGGTGCTGCTCACCGCCGGACGCGGTCCGGTCGTCAGCGGCTGGGGTGCCGCGGTCGAGTCGGTGCTCGCCGGCCTGCCCCAGTACTGGCTCGGTGTGGTGCTCGTGCTGGTGTTCGCCCTCGGGCTGGGCTGGTTCCCGGTCGTCGGCGGATCGGGGCCGACCGGGCTCGTGCTGCCGGCACTGACGCTGGCCCTCCCGCTGGCCGGGTTCCTCGGCCAGTCCACCCGCACCGAGTTCGAGCGGGTGCTCGGCCAGCCGTTCGTCCTCACGGCCCGGCTGCGCGGATCGGGCGACCTGGCCGTGCGGCTGCGCCACGTCCTACGGCACGCGGCGCTGGCACCGCTGACCCTCACCGGGTGGGCGCTGGGCGCCACGATCTCCGGCGCCGTGATCGTCGAGACGGTCTTCACCCGCACCGGGGTCGGCCGCACGCTCGTCACCGCCGTCGAGTCCCAGGACCTGCCCATCGTCACCGGCGTCGTCGTGCTCACCGCGATCGCCTACGTGGTGATCAACCTCGTACTCGACGCCCTGTACCCGCTCATCGACCCGAGGGTGGACGCGTGACCGTCACCGAGACACGACCACCGGCACCCCCCGAGGGCGGTGCCAGCAGCGCCCCGGCACCGCGCCCGCGGCGCCGCGGCGCCGCCGGGGCACTGCCCGCGCTCGCGGCGGCGGCCGTCCTCGCCATCGCGGCGCTCGCACCGTCGGTACTCGCCCCGCGCGACCCCCGCGCGATCGACCTGTCGGCCACGCTGCGCCCGCCCTCGTGGACGCACTGGCTGGGCACCGACGAGATCGGCCGGGACCTCTACACCCGGATCGTGCACGGGACCGGGCAGTCGCTCGTGATCGGGCTCGGCGCCGCGGCGGTGGCGCTGGTGCTCGCGCTGGTGCTGGCGCTCGCCGCGACACTGACGCCGGCCCCGGTGGCAGCAACGGCGGACCGCGTCATCGACGTGCTGTTCGCCTTCCCCACCCTGCTGCTGGCGTTGCTGCTCGTCGGGGTGCTGGGGCCGGCGCCGGGCACGCTCGTCGTCGCCGTCGGGACCGGGGTCGCGCCCGGCTACGCCCGGATGGTGCGGGCGCAGCTGCTCGGCGTGCGGAACTCGCCGTACGTGGAGGCGGCGACGGCACTGGGTCACCGGCGTGCCCGCATCGTCGCCCGGCACGTGCTGCCGAACGCGCTCCGGCCGCTCGTCGCGGTCTTCGCGCTCTCCGTCGGCCAGTGCGTGGTGTGGTCGTCGAGCCTGTCGTTCCTCGGGCTGGGGGTCGCTCCGCCCGCGTCGGAGTGGGGCGCGCTGCTGGAGGCCGGCCGGGGCTACGTCGGTGTGGCCGGCTGGCTGGTCGTGCTGCCCGGGCTGGCCGTCGTCGCGCTCGCCGTCACCGCCACGGCCCTCGGCCGCGCCCTGCAGACCCGTCTCGAACCCGGAAGGTGACCATGTCCACCTCGACCACCGACACCACCACCGATACCGCCCCGACCCCGCTCGGCACCGGCTCCGGCGCGGCGGGCCCCGCTCTCGTCGTCGAGAACCTGCGTGTCGGGTTCGGCGGCCACGACGTCGTCCACGGCGTCTCGTTCTCGGCCGGCCCCGGGACCTGCCTCGCGATCGTCGGGGAGTCCGGATCGGGCAAGAGCGTCAGCGCGCGCAGCGTCGTCGGCCTCGCCGGGGCGGGCGCCGAGGTCCGCGCCGACCGGCTCGAGATCGGCGGCCGCGACGTCCGCGGCCTCGACGAGCGCGCCTGGCGGCGGATCCGCGGCGACCGCGTCGGCTTCGTCCTGCAGGACGCGCTGGTGTCCCTCGACCCGGTGCGCCCGGTCGGCCGGGAGATCGCCGAGGCGCTGCGCGTGCACCGCACGGTGCCGCGGGCCGGGCGCCGGGCCGCGGCCGTCGAGCTGCTGCGCGACGCCGCGGTGCCCGAGCCGGAGGTGCGCGCCGCGCAGCGGCCGGGCGAGCTGTCCGGCGGGCTCCGGCAGCGCGCCCTCATCGCCTCCGCGCTCGCCGCCGATCCCGACGTCGTCGTCGCCGACGAGCCGACGACCGCGCTCGACGTGACCGTCCAGGCCCAGATCCTGGAGCTCCTCGCCGAGCTCAAGCGGGCCGGCCGGACCCTCGTGCTGATCAGCCACGACCTGTCCGTGGTCGCCCACCTCGCCGACCACGTGCTGGTCATGGCCGGGGGCCGGGTGGTGGAGGAGGGCCCGGCGGAGGAGATCCTCACCGCGCCGCGCGAGCCCTACACGCAGGCGCTCGTGCAGGCGGTGCCCGGAGCGGGCACCCGCGGCCGGCGGTTGTCCCCGGTGCCCCCGGCGCCGCTGCCGTCGCGGCGCGGCGGCCCCGTCGCGGCGGGCCCGCCCGTGCTCGCCGCCCGCGACCTCGTGAAGACCTTCCCGCGCCCGGACGGCGGGACGCTGCGCGCCGTCGACGGGATCGGCTTCACCCTGCACGCCGGCACGACGCTCGGGGTGGTGGGGGAGTCCGGTTCGGGGAAGTCGACCACCGCACGGCTGGCCCTGGCGCTGGAGGAGGCCGACAGCGGCACCGTCGAGCTGCACGGTGAGCCGTGGTCCGGCCTGCCCGAGCGGCACCGGCGACACCGGCGCACCGCGATCGGCGTCGTCGCCCAGGACCCGCTGAGCTCGTTCGACCCGCGCTGGGACGTTGGGCGGATCCTGCACGACGCGGTCCCGCACGACGCCCACCCGGCGGAGCGGGACCGGTCCGCCCGGGTCGCCGATCTCGTCGCCCGGGTCGGGCTCGACCCGTCCGTCCTCCAGCGACGGCCGCTGACCCTGTCCGGCGGGCAGCGCCAGCGGGTCGCGATCGCCCGGGCGCTCGCCCCGGACCCGGACGTCGTGGTGCTCGACGAGGCCGTGTCGGCGCTCGACGTGTCGGTCCAGGCCCAGATCCTGGACCTGCTCGTCGACCTGCAGCAGGCGTTCGGGCTCGCCTACCTGTTCATCTCGCACGACCTCGGGGTGATCAGCCACCTCAGCGACCACGTGCTCGTCATGAAGGACGGCCGGGTCGTCGAGGAGGGCGATCCCGTCCAGGTCTTCACCGCGCCGGCGCAGCCCTACACCCGCCGGCTCGTCGCGTCCCTGCGCGACCTCGGCGTGCGTCCGGACGCGCCCGCCGCCGACCGTCCCGCCGCCGAGAGGAGCTCCTCGTGAGCACACCGCTGCTGTTCAACGCCTTCCTGATGAACACCCCCTCGCACATCCAGCACGGCCAGTGGCGCCACCCGGACGCCCGCCAGGTCGAGTTCGACCAGCTCGGCTTCTGGGTCGAGCTGGGCCGCACGCTGGAGGCCGGGCTCTTCGACGCGATGTTCTTCGCCGACGTCTCCGGGCTCTACGGACCGGCCGACGGCCGCTACACCGACAACGTCCACGAGGGACTGCAGATCCCGAGCAACGACCCGACCGTCCTGCTCGGTGCGCTCGCCGCGACCACCGAGCGGATCGGGCTGGCGACGACGTCGAACGTCATGCAGAACCCGCCGTTCAACTTCGCCCGGCAGATCTCCACCCTGGACCACCTCACCCGGGGGCGGGTCGCCTGGAACATCGTCACCTCGACCCAGGAGAACGCGGCCCGCAACTTCGGGCTCCCCGGGCTGGTCGAGCACGACGAGCGCTACGAGTGGGCGGAGGAGTACGTCACCGTCGCCTACAAGCTGTGGGAGGGCTCCTGGGACGACGACGCGCTGCTCGTCGACCGCGACGGCAGCCGGTACTCCGACCCTGCGAAGATCCACAAGATCTTCCACGACGGCCTCCGCTACCGGGTCGAGGGCCCGCACCTGCCCTCGCCGAGCCCGCAGCGCACGCCGCTGCTGTTCCAGGCGGGCGGGTCGCCGCGGGGGATCGCCTTCGCGGCCCGGCACGCCGAGGCCGTCTTCATCAGCACGCCCTCGCCGGAGGTCGCCCGGCAGCACGTCGAACGGACCAGGGCGCTCGCCGAGGCCGAGGGGCGCCGGGGAGACGACATCAAGTTCTTCCAGGGCCTCAGCATCTGCGTCGGCCGCACCGCGTCCGAGGCCCAGCGCAAGTATGACGACCTGCAGGCCTACGCCTCGCTGACCGGGTACCGGACGCACGCCTCGCTGGGCATCCGCCCGGACGGGACCCGGCTGCCCGACGACACCCCGCTGCGCGACATCCCCAACAACGGCGGTCGCGGGCACGTCGACTGGCTGCGGGCCGAGCACCCGGACCGGGAGCCGGTGCTCGCCGACCTGGCGCGCCGCCGCATGATCGGGCAGACGGTCGTCGGGACACCGGACTCGGTCGCCGACGAGCTGGCGCGCTGGCGCGACGCCGGGGTCGACGGGATCAACCTGGTCAACCACCGGCTGCCCACGAGCTACGAGGACGTCATCGAGCTCGTCCTGCCCGTGCTGCGGGAGCGCGGTCTCGCGAAGACCGGGTACGGCGAGGCGCGCACGCTGCGCGGCCGGCTCTTCGGCCACGACCGGCTGCCGGACCGGCACCCGGCCGCACGGTTCCGAGGGGCGTTCGGCGACCGTGCGGGCGTGCCCGCCGGGGTGGCGCGGGTGCCGTGAACGCCGCTCCCGGCGCGTCCTCGGCGGGGGACGGCGCCGGGTGCGGACTACGGTGAGCCGGTGGTGAGAACGCTGCCGAGGGCCGCCCGATGACGGGCCGTGCACGCGACGCCGGTGCGGCACCGCGCAGCTCGGAGATCCAGTCGGTCGCGCGGGCGGCGACCGTCCTCGGTCTCGTGGTGGACAGCGGCGAGGGCCTCACCACCACCGAGATCGCCAAGATCACCGGGATGACGGTGTCCACCGTGCACCGGCTGGCGCACACCCTCGTCTCGGGCAACCTGCTCTGCCGCGACGCCGCCTCCGACCGGTTCCTGCCCGGTCCGCTGCTGCTCCGCCTGGCCCGCAAGTCGCTCGGCGCCTCCGGCGTGCCCGAGGCCGCCGACGTGCTCAAGGAGCTGGCCGACCGCACCGGCGAGACGGCGAGCATCGGCCTGCGCCGCGGCGACGACGTCCTCGTCGTGCTGTCGGTGCCCTCGACCCGGCCGCTGCGCTACACCGGCCGGCCGGGGGAGCGGGTCCCGCTACTGGAGTCCGCGATCGGCGCCGCGATCGTCGCGTTCGGCGCCGACCCGCTCGACGAGGCCGCCGCCGTGCTCACCCGGTCCGGACACGGCAGCCCCGAGGCGTGGCTGGCCGAGACCGACCTGCTCGCCACCCAGTTCCGTGGCTACGCGGTGCTCGACGACCCGCACGACGAGGCGCTGCGGGCGGTGGCGGCACCGGTCGTCGCCGCCGGTGACGTGGTGCGGATGGCCGTCGAGATCCAGGGCCCGGCCAGCCGGCTGCCCGAGAACGCCCTCGACGGGCTCGGCGCGCTCGTCCGGTCCGCGGCGGACGCACTGGAGGGCCTGCCGGTGTCGATGGCGTTCGGGGAGTTCTGAACCGGTCGCGGAACCGGTCGCGGAACCGGTCGTTTCTGGACACGTGTCCGTACATTGCGCACTGCGGAAGTGTGTCCCGCATCCCGCAAAACCGCTGTTGACGGGCCTGTTCGTCGCTCCTTACGGTGGTGTCACCGGATCGGGGAAGGAGGACGGATCGTGGCTGCCGAGCGTGACGAGATCGTGGTGTCGCCGAACCACGTCGTCTTCGACCTGCCCGAGCTCGTCGCGGTCTCCGAGGGCCTGTTCGCCGAGGCGGGCCTGACGGTCCGCTTCGAGGACGCGGCCGACCGGTCCGCCGACGCCCTGCGCAACCCGGCCGTGCGGCACAAGGAGTCGCAGTTCTCCGCGTCCCGCGCCGACGTCTACAACGTCTGCGAGTGGGGCGGCATCGACCGGCTGGAGCGCGACGCCCGCGGTGGCCGGATCGGGCACCTGCGCGCGGCCGTCGTCGCCCAGGCACTGGTCAGCCTCGATCCCGACCTCAACGAGCCGCACGACGTCGCCGGCGTGCCGGTGTCGATCAACGAGTACACCGGGTCGCACTACACCGCGCTGCACCTGCTGGAGGGCACCGTGCCCCGGCAGCGGATCACCCTGGTGCACGGCGGCCGCCCGGTCGACCGGCTCGACGCCCTGCTCGCCG
Proteins encoded in this window:
- a CDS encoding LLM class flavin-dependent oxidoreductase; amino-acid sequence: MPVRPAPLSVLDLSPVPAGSTVADAFRNTLDLARAAERAGYARFWLAEHHLNPGVAGAVPALLIGAAAAATSTIRVGAGAVQTGHRTPLSVVEEFGTLDGLHPGRIDLGLGRSGGPRPPSREPDGRSARTVGGVLIPAPVSLAGLAASPRFRAQAEALRQPGATTPEYGELIDAVLGLIAGTHRSSEGVPVRAVPGEGATVQPWVLGSSGGDSAEVAGRRGLPFAANYHVSPGTVLDAVQAYRDAFRPSATLGRPHVMVSADVVVGTDDGHAARIAAGYGPWVHSIRTGAGAIPYPDPDAAAELPVDPDLVADRTGTRFVGGPAAVADALARLQEVTGADELLVTTITHRHADRVTSQDLLAREWASRDHAA
- a CDS encoding LLM class flavin-dependent oxidoreductase is translated as MRFQVLDIVPHAPHPVTGELIGVHERLSRVVETAVLAERLGFDSYAVGERHAGEFVSSAPTVLLGAIAQATDRILLSTGVTVLSLLDPVRVAEDYATVDQLSGGRLEIVIGKGNEDRHFPMFGLELGRQYEYLTENYELLRRLLRESGVDWSGTHRPDLTGVTTFPRPYDGPFRIWHGSATSTAAVDLAARWGDPIFSANALQPRENYRVLIDRYREKLAEHGHDPAAGYVGSGSGGLFLADTDAEAIAEYRPVYEGFAAKLRAAHAGDDRPGKVTSFATVEEAVESGPALVGSPDQVAAKILDYHAAYRHDVQSVSVNPVLPYERQQEVLTRFATEVVPLVRREVSTALWGPRDAGRAAGITVRT
- a CDS encoding putative leader peptide, which encodes MFHGVSRRHVDLLRTSSAGCRG
- a CDS encoding ABC transporter substrate-binding protein; translated protein: MRPPPGRALLTCLAALLLPCVVACAPVAGADPAAAAPASTPDTIVYGHQQEPPCVYGGWIEQAYLSGQILDNVVALDDDGRVVPWLAESWRVDPDGLTWRFTLRDGPTFSDGTPVDADAVARNFDHWVDGGNSTVQAWIGSYFDSADALDDRTVAVRLTRPYPRFAENMTQPYFGIQSPRALETRSEEENCTAPIGSGPFVVDRWNRGSDIQLLRRDDYDWAPANAEHTGPAHVRRIDWRFIADPTARTAALRSGEIDAMYDVQAFEWRNLEAEGFELHRYVTGGRPQQISFNTERGPFTDQRVRQAFALSLDRRGAVEAVGKGVIPYEGNGPVSRATPGYDERAAARYDHDPAAAAALLDDAGWLPGPDGVRERDGRPLEVVFPYAVNRTINQDGAAIIQALQQQAEAVGFRVRLVPYPPSAAAAGAYSGPGDYDLMIGYWTAVNAGILHVNWRRDLPDSPNKANSAFYDDPALEQLIVRANSEQDPAAQAGLYRSAQQYIADRALSIGVYDRLSTLAVRPGLHGVRQEKSQGGPIFHDAHVD
- a CDS encoding ABC transporter permease; this translates as MTLTSTDPGPGTAPPERSPARRGRAAARRWAVRIASAVLVVWGAATAAFLAQLAQPGDRATAVLNLRTGQVQERSPDELAPINAEYGFDRSPLYQYLDYLAGLARGDLGTSYQQHRPVWEVISEQVPSTLALSATALVLAWVLMLVWVLLTAGRGPVVSGWGAAVESVLAGLPQYWLGVVLVLVFALGLGWFPVVGGSGPTGLVLPALTLALPLAGFLGQSTRTEFERVLGQPFVLTARLRGSGDLAVRLRHVLRHAALAPLTLTGWALGATISGAVIVETVFTRTGVGRTLVTAVESQDLPIVTGVVVLTAIAYVVINLVLDALYPLIDPRVDA
- a CDS encoding ABC transporter permease; its protein translation is MTVTETRPPAPPEGGASSAPAPRPRRRGAAGALPALAAAAVLAIAALAPSVLAPRDPRAIDLSATLRPPSWTHWLGTDEIGRDLYTRIVHGTGQSLVIGLGAAAVALVLALVLALAATLTPAPVAATADRVIDVLFAFPTLLLALLLVGVLGPAPGTLVVAVGTGVAPGYARMVRAQLLGVRNSPYVEAATALGHRRARIVARHVLPNALRPLVAVFALSVGQCVVWSSSLSFLGLGVAPPASEWGALLEAGRGYVGVAGWLVVLPGLAVVALAVTATALGRALQTRLEPGR
- a CDS encoding ABC transporter ATP-binding protein — encoded protein: MSTSTTDTTTDTAPTPLGTGSGAAGPALVVENLRVGFGGHDVVHGVSFSAGPGTCLAIVGESGSGKSVSARSVVGLAGAGAEVRADRLEIGGRDVRGLDERAWRRIRGDRVGFVLQDALVSLDPVRPVGREIAEALRVHRTVPRAGRRAAAVELLRDAAVPEPEVRAAQRPGELSGGLRQRALIASALAADPDVVVADEPTTALDVTVQAQILELLAELKRAGRTLVLISHDLSVVAHLADHVLVMAGGRVVEEGPAEEILTAPREPYTQALVQAVPGAGTRGRRLSPVPPAPLPSRRGGPVAAGPPVLAARDLVKTFPRPDGGTLRAVDGIGFTLHAGTTLGVVGESGSGKSTTARLALALEEADSGTVELHGEPWSGLPERHRRHRRTAIGVVAQDPLSSFDPRWDVGRILHDAVPHDAHPAERDRSARVADLVARVGLDPSVLQRRPLTLSGGQRQRVAIARALAPDPDVVVLDEAVSALDVSVQAQILDLLVDLQQAFGLAYLFISHDLGVISHLSDHVLVMKDGRVVEEGDPVQVFTAPAQPYTRRLVASLRDLGVRPDAPAADRPAAERSSS
- a CDS encoding LLM class flavin-dependent oxidoreductase, with the translated sequence MSTPLLFNAFLMNTPSHIQHGQWRHPDARQVEFDQLGFWVELGRTLEAGLFDAMFFADVSGLYGPADGRYTDNVHEGLQIPSNDPTVLLGALAATTERIGLATTSNVMQNPPFNFARQISTLDHLTRGRVAWNIVTSTQENAARNFGLPGLVEHDERYEWAEEYVTVAYKLWEGSWDDDALLVDRDGSRYSDPAKIHKIFHDGLRYRVEGPHLPSPSPQRTPLLFQAGGSPRGIAFAARHAEAVFISTPSPEVARQHVERTRALAEAEGRRGDDIKFFQGLSICVGRTASEAQRKYDDLQAYASLTGYRTHASLGIRPDGTRLPDDTPLRDIPNNGGRGHVDWLRAEHPDREPVLADLARRRMIGQTVVGTPDSVADELARWRDAGVDGINLVNHRLPTSYEDVIELVLPVLRERGLAKTGYGEARTLRGRLFGHDRLPDRHPAARFRGAFGDRAGVPAGVARVP
- a CDS encoding IclR family transcriptional regulator — protein: MTGRARDAGAAPRSSEIQSVARAATVLGLVVDSGEGLTTTEIAKITGMTVSTVHRLAHTLVSGNLLCRDAASDRFLPGPLLLRLARKSLGASGVPEAADVLKELADRTGETASIGLRRGDDVLVVLSVPSTRPLRYTGRPGERVPLLESAIGAAIVAFGADPLDEAAAVLTRSGHGSPEAWLAETDLLATQFRGYAVLDDPHDEALRAVAAPVVAAGDVVRMAVEIQGPASRLPENALDGLGALVRSAADALEGLPVSMAFGEF
- a CDS encoding ABC transporter substrate-binding protein is translated as MAAERDEIVVSPNHVVFDLPELVAVSEGLFAEAGLTVRFEDAADRSADALRNPAVRHKESQFSASRADVYNVCEWGGIDRLERDARGGRIGHLRAAVVAQALVSLDPDLNEPHDVAGVPVSINEYTGSHYTALHLLEGTVPRQRITLVHGGRPVDRLDALLAGDSRATMLMEPFLSAALVRGAHVLGTYAYRGSQVVAPHLTAEQQEAYRGAVNRAVDLINADRDRWAPLVAAEAGDRLDPADLRRDHYRYTHIVPFTERRFTETYAWMRSWRLTDGRSGYETLKALR